In one Dermatophilaceae bacterium Sec6.4 genomic region, the following are encoded:
- the glpK gene encoding glycerol kinase GlpK codes for MKQRYVAALDQGTTSTRCMLFDSRGQMVALTQREHRQYYPRPGWVEHDAAQIWDIVSKIVPRTLADAGVSVDQVVGLGITNQRETTVVWDRYTGVPAHRAIVWQDVRTADLLPRVVEGIGAQVMQERTGLPLSTYSSGPKLRWLLEQDPSLRARAERGDLLFGTMDTWLVWNLTGGPDGGRHVTDATNASRTMLMDLDTLDWDGELLAAMRVPRAMLPQIAPTISTIGMTRSPVAGIPITAMIGDQQASLFGQTALEPGEAKCTFGTGSFLLLNTGTEAVRSRRGLITTVAYELEGQPPVYALEGAMAVAGALVKWCRDNLGLIRSVAEIETQALTVQDNGGCYIVPAFAGLFAPHWESEARGIIVGLTGYVTKAHICRAVLEATAWQTREVVEAMNQDAQVPLATIAVDGGMTANNLLMQIVADVLDVPIVRPMMAETVALGAAYAAGIGAGYWPDHQVLREYWQPAAEWLPAMDPNRRDAEWANWRRAVRSSIEWGHRD; via the coding sequence ATGAAGCAGCGGTACGTCGCGGCGCTGGATCAGGGCACGACCTCCACCCGATGCATGTTGTTCGACTCACGCGGTCAGATGGTTGCGCTCACCCAGCGTGAACACCGTCAGTACTACCCACGGCCTGGCTGGGTCGAGCACGACGCCGCCCAGATCTGGGACATCGTGAGCAAGATCGTGCCCCGCACCCTGGCCGATGCAGGCGTGAGCGTGGATCAGGTGGTCGGTCTGGGTATCACCAATCAACGCGAGACCACCGTGGTGTGGGACCGATACACCGGTGTGCCCGCACACCGGGCCATCGTCTGGCAGGACGTCCGCACCGCCGACCTGTTGCCCCGGGTCGTCGAGGGGATCGGTGCGCAGGTGATGCAGGAACGCACCGGTCTGCCGTTGTCGACGTACTCCTCGGGACCCAAACTGCGGTGGCTGCTTGAGCAGGACCCCTCACTGCGGGCCCGCGCAGAACGGGGTGACCTGCTGTTCGGGACGATGGATACCTGGCTCGTCTGGAACCTGACCGGAGGGCCTGACGGTGGCCGACACGTCACTGACGCCACCAATGCCAGCCGCACCATGTTGATGGATCTGGACACCCTCGACTGGGATGGCGAACTGTTGGCTGCCATGCGGGTCCCCCGGGCGATGCTTCCCCAGATCGCCCCGACGATCTCGACAATAGGGATGACGCGCAGCCCGGTCGCCGGTATCCCGATCACGGCCATGATCGGAGACCAGCAGGCCTCGCTCTTCGGCCAGACCGCGTTGGAGCCGGGCGAAGCCAAATGCACCTTCGGTACCGGCAGCTTCCTGCTGCTCAATACCGGCACCGAAGCGGTCCGCTCGCGGCGTGGACTGATCACCACCGTGGCCTACGAACTCGAAGGGCAACCTCCGGTGTACGCACTGGAAGGTGCGATGGCTGTAGCGGGAGCGTTGGTGAAGTGGTGCCGCGACAACCTCGGGCTGATCCGGTCGGTGGCAGAGATCGAGACCCAGGCGCTTACCGTGCAGGACAACGGCGGCTGCTACATCGTCCCCGCCTTCGCGGGACTCTTCGCCCCCCACTGGGAGAGCGAGGCGCGCGGCATCATTGTCGGCCTCACCGGTTACGTCACCAAGGCGCATATCTGCCGCGCCGTACTCGAAGCCACCGCGTGGCAGACCCGGGAGGTGGTCGAAGCCATGAACCAGGACGCGCAGGTCCCCCTCGCAACGATCGCGGTCGACGGTGGGATGACCGCCAACAACCTGCTCATGCAGATAGTCGCCGATGTCCTCGACGTCCCGATTGTGCGGCCGATGATGGCCGAGACCGTCGCGCTCGGCGCGGCCTACGCCGCAGGGATCGGGGCCGGCTACTGGCCCGACCACCAGGTGTTGCGCGAGTACTGGCAACCGGCAGCGGAATGGCTCCCCGCGATGGACCCGAACCGGCGCGATGCGGAGTGGGCAAACTGGCGCCGCGCGGTCCGGTCCTCGATCGAATGGGGCCATCGGGATTGA
- the glpK gene encoding glycerol kinase GlpK → MAKYIASIDQGTTSTRCILFDHDGKIVATAQMEHEQIFPKSGWVEHDAEEIWKNTRQVCSDVLVNADASTSDVAAIGITNQRETAVVWDKTTGKPVYNAIVWQDTRTQRICDELAGANELGADIFKAKVGLPLATYFSGPKARWILDNVDGAREKAEAGDLLFGNMDTWVLWNLTGGVNGGVHSTDVTNASRTLMMDLDTLDWDDEIVALMGLPKSMLPKICSSSEEYGKVREAGPLSGVPIAGILGDQQAATFGQVCFEIGTAKNTYGTGNFLLLNTGEEKVMSKNGLLTTVCYKIGDAKPIYALEGSVAVTGSLVQWLRDNLKMIDSAPQVEEYAKKVEDNGDVYIVPAFSGLFAPHWRSDARGVIVGLTRFNNRNHICRAALEATAFQSREVVDAMNADSGVALTELKVDGGMVVNETLMQFQADILGVPVIRPVVSETTALGAAYAAGLAVGFWKDEAELRKQWAEDKRWTPKMDDDKVKWLYSKWNKAVERTLNWTDKDPSDMY, encoded by the coding sequence ATGGCTAAATACATTGCATCGATAGACCAGGGCACCACCAGCACCCGCTGCATTCTGTTCGACCACGATGGCAAGATCGTCGCGACGGCGCAGATGGAGCACGAGCAGATCTTCCCCAAGTCCGGTTGGGTCGAGCACGACGCGGAAGAGATCTGGAAGAACACCCGGCAGGTCTGCTCCGATGTCCTGGTCAACGCCGATGCTTCGACCAGCGACGTGGCCGCGATCGGTATCACCAACCAGCGCGAGACTGCGGTGGTCTGGGACAAGACGACCGGTAAGCCCGTTTACAACGCGATCGTCTGGCAGGACACCCGCACCCAGCGCATCTGCGACGAACTCGCCGGCGCGAACGAGCTGGGCGCTGACATCTTCAAGGCGAAGGTCGGTTTGCCGTTGGCGACCTACTTCTCCGGTCCGAAGGCCCGCTGGATCCTGGACAACGTCGACGGCGCGCGCGAGAAGGCCGAAGCCGGTGACCTGCTCTTCGGCAATATGGACACCTGGGTGCTGTGGAACCTCACCGGCGGTGTCAACGGCGGCGTGCACTCCACCGACGTCACCAATGCCTCCCGGACGCTGATGATGGATCTGGACACCCTTGACTGGGACGACGAGATCGTCGCCCTGATGGGCCTGCCCAAGTCGATGCTGCCGAAAATCTGCTCATCCTCGGAGGAGTACGGCAAGGTCCGCGAAGCCGGTCCGCTGTCCGGGGTCCCGATCGCGGGCATCCTGGGCGACCAGCAGGCCGCGACCTTCGGTCAGGTCTGCTTCGAGATCGGTACCGCCAAGAACACCTACGGCACCGGTAACTTCCTGCTTCTGAACACCGGTGAAGAGAAGGTGATGTCCAAGAACGGCCTGCTCACCACCGTCTGCTACAAGATCGGTGACGCAAAACCGATCTACGCCCTGGAGGGTTCGGTAGCGGTTACCGGTTCGCTGGTGCAGTGGCTGCGGGACAACCTGAAGATGATCGACTCGGCCCCGCAGGTGGAGGAGTACGCCAAAAAGGTCGAGGACAACGGTGACGTCTACATCGTGCCGGCGTTCTCCGGCCTCTTCGCGCCGCACTGGCGCTCGGATGCGCGCGGTGTGATCGTCGGTCTGACCCGCTTCAACAACCGCAACCACATCTGCCGTGCGGCGCTGGAGGCCACGGCTTTTCAGTCCCGTGAGGTCGTGGATGCGATGAACGCCGACTCCGGCGTCGCGCTGACCGAGCTGAAGGTCGACGGCGGAATGGTCGTCAACGAGACCCTCATGCAGTTCCAGGCCGACATCCTGGGGGTGCCGGTCATCCGCCCGGTTGTGTCCGAGACGACTGCTCTGGGCGCGGCGTATGCCGCCGGTCTGGCCGTCGGGTTCTGGAAGGACGAGGCCGAACTACGCAAGCAGTGGGCCGAGGACAAGCGATGGACACCGAAGATGGACGACGACAAGGTCAAGTGGCTCTACTCCAAGTGGAACAAGGCCGTCGAGCGCACCTTGAACTGGACGGACAAGGACCCGTCCGACATGTACTGA
- a CDS encoding IclR family transcriptional regulator → MVAKSVQSVERAASMLRLLASETEPLRLMQVCTALDLAKGTTHGLLHTLVEVGFVTQDTSGRYLLSPDLPHLGSTHLDLNELRSLGLNWTDTLAARTGESARLAAFHDGQVVVAHHVFRARTSRSRQEVQTGFMLPLHASALGKVLLAFDPGAARSIIGTDLTSLTFRTVVNRSQLMRELADVRDDGWGACVEEAEPDLADIAAPVRDSSGHVVAAIGIHGAVGNLCDEQLRPWPQLTHEVTTAARQISRVLGHGAL, encoded by the coding sequence ATGGTGGCCAAATCAGTGCAGTCCGTGGAACGGGCTGCCAGCATGCTGCGCCTACTGGCCTCCGAAACCGAGCCGCTTCGCCTGATGCAGGTCTGCACTGCGCTCGATTTGGCGAAGGGCACGACACACGGCCTCTTGCATACGCTGGTCGAGGTGGGTTTCGTCACCCAGGACACTTCGGGCCGCTATCTGCTGTCCCCCGATCTGCCGCATCTCGGGTCCACCCACCTCGACCTCAACGAGTTGCGCTCACTCGGGTTGAACTGGACCGACACGCTGGCCGCGCGCACCGGTGAGTCGGCTCGACTCGCGGCCTTCCACGATGGCCAGGTCGTGGTTGCCCACCACGTCTTCAGAGCCCGCACCTCCCGATCCCGTCAGGAGGTACAGACCGGCTTCATGCTCCCCCTGCATGCCAGCGCGCTGGGCAAAGTGCTGCTGGCTTTCGACCCGGGTGCGGCGCGCAGCATCATCGGTACCGACCTCACGAGCCTGACCTTCCGGACCGTGGTCAATCGCAGTCAGCTGATGCGCGAACTCGCCGATGTTCGAGACGACGGATGGGGGGCCTGCGTCGAGGAAGCAGAACCAGACCTGGCGGATATCGCCGCACCGGTACGCGACTCCAGCGGACACGTGGTGGCTGCCATCGGCATCCACGGCGCGGTGGGCAACCTCTGCGACGAGCAGCTGCGGCCGTGGCCGCAGCTGACCCACGAGGTGACGACTGCGGCCCGACAGATCTCCCGTGTCCTTGGTCATGGAGCACTGTGA
- a CDS encoding ECF transporter S component: MTDQKITGRAPGGDLSGDLVTTLDHPAIRFTRMSGLVLSLVSVAGLIMFAWPLLVKVSPAATGHSVDAPFIFIAILPLLVLIVLAQLSEGGMDSKALAMLGVLSAIEAALRPLGAGTGGVETVFFLLILAGRVYGPGFGFVLGCTSLFSSALLTAGVGPWLPFQMLCSAWIGLGAGLLPRKVRGKREITMLVGYGIVAAYGFGLLMNLWSWPFATGVEVSYYSGQLSYVPGASVLDNLHRFGIYTLLTSTGGWDTGRAITDTIAIVTLGPPVLAVLRRAARRASYDPIRSTD; encoded by the coding sequence GTGACCGATCAGAAAATCACCGGCCGGGCACCAGGTGGCGACCTCAGCGGCGACCTGGTCACCACCCTGGACCACCCCGCCATCCGGTTCACCCGAATGTCCGGCCTGGTGCTGAGCCTGGTGTCGGTGGCCGGCCTGATCATGTTCGCGTGGCCGCTGCTGGTGAAGGTGTCGCCCGCGGCCACTGGGCACAGCGTCGACGCACCGTTCATCTTCATCGCGATACTGCCGCTGCTGGTGCTGATCGTGCTGGCCCAGCTCTCCGAGGGCGGCATGGACTCCAAGGCCCTCGCGATGTTAGGTGTGCTGTCGGCGATCGAGGCGGCGCTGCGACCGTTGGGCGCCGGGACGGGAGGCGTCGAGACAGTCTTCTTCCTGCTCATTCTTGCCGGGCGGGTCTACGGGCCGGGGTTCGGTTTCGTGCTGGGTTGCACGTCACTTTTCAGTTCCGCACTGCTTACCGCGGGGGTCGGGCCGTGGTTGCCGTTCCAGATGCTGTGCTCGGCCTGGATCGGACTGGGCGCCGGGCTGCTGCCGCGCAAGGTCCGCGGCAAGCGGGAGATCACGATGCTGGTCGGGTACGGCATCGTGGCCGCGTACGGTTTCGGGCTGCTGATGAATCTGTGGTCCTGGCCCTTCGCCACCGGCGTCGAGGTGTCCTACTACTCGGGTCAGCTTTCCTATGTCCCCGGCGCCTCGGTGTTGGACAACCTGCACCGTTTCGGGATCTACACGCTGCTGACCTCGACCGGCGGCTGGGACACCGGGCGCGCGATCACCGACACGATCGCGATTGTGACGCTGGGTCCGCCTGTGCTCGCGGTGCTGCGGCGCGCCGCACGGCGGGCGTCCTACGACCCGATCCGCTCCACCGACTGA
- a CDS encoding MIP/aquaporin family protein has product MSLWSVFFSEVIGTAILLTLGIGVVANAVLPKSGGFEGGTLMINFGWGLGVFGGVYAAYKSGAHLNPAVTVGLLVDGAPEYAKGVSVTFGSTLVYFAGEFLGAFLGAVIAWLAYKKQFDDRLDAPSLGIFSTGPAIKSYGWNLVTEIIGTFVLIFFILVSGKTPSQLGPLAVAFVVLAIGNSLGGPTGYAINPARDLGPRIAHALLPIPNKDSSNWSYSWVPVVGPLVGAVLAALVARIYM; this is encoded by the coding sequence ATGAGTCTGTGGTCGGTGTTTTTCAGCGAGGTGATCGGGACCGCGATCCTGCTCACGCTCGGTATCGGCGTGGTAGCCAACGCCGTGCTTCCCAAATCGGGTGGCTTCGAAGGCGGCACCCTGATGATCAACTTCGGGTGGGGGCTCGGCGTCTTCGGCGGTGTCTATGCCGCTTACAAGTCCGGTGCTCATCTGAACCCTGCTGTCACTGTGGGTCTGCTGGTCGACGGTGCACCCGAATATGCCAAGGGCGTCAGCGTGACCTTCGGATCGACGCTGGTCTATTTCGCGGGCGAGTTCCTCGGTGCCTTCCTCGGCGCAGTAATCGCCTGGCTGGCGTACAAGAAGCAGTTCGATGACCGTCTGGATGCCCCGTCGCTGGGGATCTTCTCCACCGGTCCGGCGATCAAGTCCTACGGATGGAACCTCGTGACCGAGATCATCGGCACCTTCGTGCTGATCTTCTTCATCCTGGTCTCCGGCAAGACGCCGTCGCAGCTCGGTCCGTTAGCCGTCGCGTTCGTCGTCCTCGCTATCGGTAACAGCCTCGGTGGTCCTACTGGTTACGCCATCAACCCGGCCCGTGACCTCGGGCCGCGTATCGCGCATGCACTGCTGCCGATCCCCAACAAGGACAGCAGCAACTGGAGCTACTCATGGGTGCCCGTCGTCGGACCCCTTGTCGGCGCTGTCCTTGCGGCGCTGGTCGCCCGTATCTACATGTGA